Proteins from a genomic interval of Collinsella sp. zg1085:
- a CDS encoding PTS sugar transporter subunit IIA: MALLSAEQVEIGFAATTREDALLRLAEHGVARGFASDKEALYQAFLAREAEAETGLMDGFAVPHAKSEAIVEPGVFVLKLAEPVEWPSFDKQPVDIALALYVPASEAGTTHLRLLSRAATLLMRAEFRAELRACDNPVQLAEIINARLEGER, translated from the coding sequence GTGGCGTTACTGAGTGCTGAGCAAGTTGAGATTGGCTTTGCTGCTACTACGCGTGAAGATGCACTGTTACGACTTGCAGAGCATGGGGTTGCACGTGGTTTTGCAAGTGATAAGGAGGCTTTGTATCAGGCATTTTTGGCACGCGAGGCAGAAGCTGAGACAGGGCTTATGGATGGCTTTGCTGTGCCGCATGCAAAGAGTGAGGCAATTGTTGAGCCTGGCGTTTTTGTACTGAAGCTGGCGGAGCCGGTCGAGTGGCCTAGTTTTGACAAGCAGCCGGTTGATATTGCCTTGGCGTTGTATGTTCCGGCAAGTGAGGCGGGAACTACACATCTGCGTCTTTTGTCGCGCGCTGCAACTCTATTAATGCGTGCGGAATTTCGTGCAGAGTTGCGTGCCTGCGATAACCCGGTACAGTTGGCTGAGATTATCAACGCTAGACTTGAGGGCGAGCGGTAA
- a CDS encoding class II D-tagatose-bisphosphate aldolase non-catalytic subunit, whose product MEKLPIKRVVEGLLKLKKTGESATLLGIGPMSSNLLRASFELGRDFDLPLMYIASRNQVDADELGGGYVNAWDQQRFARDIQAIADEVGFDGMYYLCRDHGGPWQRDGERNAHLPEEEAMELARKSYVADIEAGFDLLMIDPTKDPFVIGKVIPLDLVLTRTVDLIEFCEQERKARNLPEIGYEVGTEETNGGLTSTEKYQEFIERLKAELDARGLPMPTFIVGQTGTLTRKTEQVGQYHFQNALSLAKMAESYGVGLKEHNADYMDDATLLEHIPAEVTASNVAPQYGTEETRAYLKLCDVEQILVAEGLVSAPSKLRDVLLDKAIKTERWRKWMVGEQTKLSVEEILADRELSLEILDISGHYVFNDDEVKAEIAHLYDNLAAHHIDGQRFVVDHIKRPLQQYIECLNLKGVTSRIVKVLAE is encoded by the coding sequence ATGGAAAAGCTACCTATCAAGCGCGTGGTAGAAGGACTGCTCAAACTCAAAAAGACGGGTGAGTCGGCAACGCTATTGGGCATTGGGCCTATGTCGTCAAACTTGTTGCGTGCGAGCTTTGAGCTTGGTCGCGACTTTGATTTGCCACTGATGTACATTGCAAGCCGTAATCAGGTTGATGCTGATGAGCTGGGCGGCGGTTACGTAAACGCTTGGGATCAGCAGCGTTTTGCCCGTGATATTCAAGCAATTGCCGATGAAGTGGGCTTTGATGGCATGTATTACCTCTGCCGCGACCATGGTGGCCCTTGGCAGCGCGATGGCGAGCGCAACGCACATCTGCCTGAGGAAGAAGCCATGGAGCTTGCGCGTAAGTCTTATGTGGCCGATATTGAAGCTGGTTTTGACCTGCTCATGATTGATCCTACCAAGGACCCCTTTGTTATTGGCAAGGTTATTCCGCTTGATTTAGTGCTTACTCGTACCGTTGATTTAATTGAGTTTTGCGAGCAAGAGCGCAAAGCGCGCAATCTTCCAGAGATTGGCTATGAGGTTGGCACCGAAGAGACTAATGGAGGCTTGACCTCAACTGAGAAGTACCAAGAGTTTATTGAGCGCTTAAAGGCTGAGCTTGATGCACGTGGTTTGCCTATGCCAACCTTTATTGTTGGTCAGACCGGCACCTTAACGCGCAAAACTGAGCAAGTTGGACAGTACCATTTTCAGAATGCATTGTCGCTTGCCAAAATGGCAGAGAGCTATGGCGTTGGTCTGAAAGAGCATAATGCCGATTATATGGACGACGCGACGCTTCTCGAGCATATTCCGGCTGAGGTTACCGCTTCAAATGTGGCACCGCAATATGGTACCGAGGAGACACGTGCGTATCTCAAGCTTTGCGATGTTGAGCAAATTTTAGTGGCAGAAGGTCTGGTGAGCGCACCGTCTAAGCTGCGTGATGTTCTGCTGGATAAAGCTATCAAAACTGAGCGTTGGCGCAAGTGGATGGTGGGCGAGCAGACCAAGCTAAGCGTTGAAGAGATTTTAGCTGATAGAGAGCTCTCACTTGAGATTCTTGATATTTCAGGGCACTATGTCTTTAACGATGACGAGGTCAAGGCTGAGATTGCGCATCTGTATGATAATTTGGCGGCACATCATATTGATGGTCAGCGTTTTGTGGTTGATCATATTAAGCGTCCGCTGCAGCAGTATATTGAGTGCCTGAATTTGAAGGGTGTTACGAGCCGTATCGTGAAGGTGCTGGCAGAGTAG
- a CDS encoding PTS fructose transporter subunit IIC: MFQKVGKDLVKAFNTGVSYFIPVVVIGGVFLAFSLATGQAGSGGMEVTNPVMQNLNTIGMAGIHMMIPVLAAYIAYSIGGKPALAPGFVLGYLANNPVSVGDVNVSTGFLGAMLLGVAAGYFVKWMKTWKVNNTVRTIMPVLIMPTLSALVLGMFYIYVLAYPISLFMGWLTSMLSGLQGGSAIVLGAVIGLMTAVDMGGPINKTASTFTMVLMAESIYMPNGAFRVAVAIPPLVCGIASLIAKSKFEAADRQLGITAIFMGLIGITEGAIPFAVKDLKRILPAIMIGSAVGAALAAFQGVECLVPHGGMIVVLATSNPLLFTLDMAIGTAVGVILLIALKPKLETTAA, from the coding sequence ATGTTTCAAAAAGTAGGAAAAGACCTCGTCAAAGCATTTAATACGGGCGTGTCCTATTTTATTCCGGTTGTCGTTATTGGTGGCGTGTTCCTAGCATTTTCGCTGGCCACCGGTCAGGCGGGCTCGGGCGGCATGGAAGTCACCAACCCAGTCATGCAAAACCTGAATACCATCGGTATGGCTGGTATTCACATGATGATTCCGGTCTTGGCGGCATATATTGCCTACTCCATTGGTGGCAAACCAGCACTTGCCCCGGGTTTTGTCTTGGGCTATCTGGCAAATAATCCGGTCAGTGTTGGCGACGTTAATGTTTCAACTGGATTTTTGGGTGCAATGCTTTTAGGCGTTGCTGCTGGATACTTCGTTAAGTGGATGAAGACTTGGAAGGTCAACAACACGGTTCGTACCATCATGCCCGTGCTTATTATGCCAACGCTTTCTGCGCTGGTTCTGGGCATGTTTTATATCTACGTTTTAGCATATCCCATCAGCCTTTTTATGGGCTGGTTAACCAGCATGTTGAGCGGGCTTCAGGGCGGATCTGCTATCGTGTTGGGTGCGGTTATTGGACTTATGACCGCTGTTGATATGGGTGGTCCCATCAATAAAACTGCTTCAACCTTCACGATGGTACTTATGGCAGAGAGCATTTATATGCCCAATGGCGCGTTTCGCGTGGCTGTTGCTATTCCGCCTCTGGTTTGCGGCATTGCGTCGCTTATTGCAAAGAGTAAGTTTGAGGCAGCAGACCGTCAGCTTGGCATTACGGCAATCTTTATGGGTCTTATCGGCATTACCGAGGGTGCCATTCCCTTTGCGGTTAAAGATTTAAAGCGTATCCTGCCCGCAATTATGATTGGCTCAGCTGTAGGCGCTGCTCTTGCTGCTTTCCAAGGGGTTGAGTGCCTTGTGCCGCATGGTGGCATGATTGTGGTACTTGCAACAAGCAATCCGCTGCTCTTTACCCTTGATATGGCAATTGGAACTGCGGTAGGCGTTATCCTGCTGATAGCTCTAAAGCCAAAGCTTGAAACTACTGCTGCATAA
- a CDS encoding PTS fructose transporter subunit IIB: protein MKIVAVAACTIGIAHTYMAKEAIEQECARRGFECKVETQGGMGIDDELEEDEIAEADYVLLAVAIGIEGEERFEEKEDAGRVLTVDPSKVIANPAEIIDQLIAQ from the coding sequence ATGAAAATTGTTGCAGTTGCTGCGTGCACGATTGGCATCGCACACACCTACATGGCAAAAGAGGCGATTGAGCAGGAGTGTGCGCGTCGTGGCTTTGAATGCAAAGTCGAGACGCAAGGTGGTATGGGTATCGATGATGAGCTTGAGGAAGATGAGATTGCCGAAGCAGATTATGTGTTGTTGGCTGTTGCCATTGGCATTGAGGGCGAAGAGCGCTTTGAGGAAAAGGAAGACGCTGGTCGCGTGTTAACCGTTGACCCCTCTAAGGTTATTGCAAATCCTGCTGAGATTATTGACCAGCTTATCGCACAATAA
- a CDS encoding LacI family DNA-binding transcriptional regulator, whose amino-acid sequence MAHNSDGKRARVTIMDVARAAQVSTAAVSYYLNGQHHKLSAKTRQVIEGVIRDSGYVPNAQARTLSGKQTHVIAILILDNTNAWAGQFLAGVEEAALQHGYATVVCTSNFDTETELMYVEKMLAMGIDGFIVQPTQNFKAVSERITKTGTPLVFFDFNAYNLASTWIKTNLYDGVYSATTQLIEAGYQDFISIAADITTMRTRMERFQGFIDALVAQGQHYRSISIDHNQPSAEELTNYFQYELNPAHKTLLFVQNSWALNRVFKALQPLSHLIPNQIGLIGLNCEEWTDLVHPSISTITEPVREEGIQACEMLLEMLSDNPPEAQQRVLDCSVIWKDSTLHE is encoded by the coding sequence ATGGCTCACAATAGCGACGGAAAACGCGCTCGCGTCACCATTATGGATGTTGCCCGCGCGGCACAGGTCTCAACAGCGGCCGTATCCTACTACCTCAATGGTCAGCATCACAAGCTGAGCGCAAAAACCCGACAGGTCATAGAGGGTGTAATACGCGATAGTGGCTATGTTCCCAACGCACAAGCACGCACGCTCAGCGGAAAGCAAACACACGTCATTGCTATTTTAATTTTGGATAACACCAATGCTTGGGCGGGGCAATTTCTTGCCGGTGTTGAAGAGGCGGCGCTTCAACATGGCTATGCTACGGTAGTTTGTACCAGCAATTTTGATACCGAGACTGAGCTTATGTACGTCGAAAAAATGCTCGCCATGGGCATTGATGGCTTTATCGTACAGCCCACGCAAAACTTTAAGGCGGTAAGCGAGCGCATTACCAAAACGGGAACGCCCCTTGTCTTTTTTGACTTTAATGCCTACAACCTCGCCTCTACCTGGATTAAAACAAATCTCTATGACGGCGTATATAGCGCAACAACGCAGCTTATTGAAGCGGGTTATCAGGACTTTATAAGCATTGCTGCAGACATTACCACGATGCGCACGCGCATGGAACGTTTTCAAGGCTTTATTGATGCTCTGGTAGCGCAGGGACAACACTATCGAAGCATCTCTATTGACCATAACCAACCAAGCGCAGAAGAGCTCACAAACTACTTTCAGTATGAATTAAATCCCGCCCATAAAACTCTATTGTTTGTGCAAAACTCTTGGGCGCTCAACCGAGTCTTTAAGGCACTCCAACCGCTTTCCCATCTTATCCCAAACCAAATTGGATTAATTGGTCTGAATTGTGAGGAATGGACTGATTTGGTTCATCCCTCAATTAGCACAATTACCGAGCCAGTACGCGAAGAAGGTATACAGGCATGCGAAATGCTACTTGAGATGCTTAGCGATAATCCGCCCGAGGCACAGCAACGTGTGCTTGACTGTAGCGTTATTTGGAAAGACTCAACCTTGCACGAATAA
- the feoB gene encoding ferrous iron transport protein B, translating to MAASELHIALAGNPNCGKTTLFNLITGQNGYVGNWPGVTVEKKEAKLLKDKTVTITDLPGIYSLSPYSPEEQVSRDYLLSGEVDVVVQIVDATNLERNLYLALQVIETGLPVVVALNMADLVEKNGDKINTQALAKTLGCPVVLISALKNTGIDELFDQTRALAQSKSSVPKHFFDAAIEDVLVSIEQLLPESVAAEHRRYVAVKLFERDESAQRLAKLSAEQKAHVESIIAQCEADCDDDAESIITAERYGAIAHIVDECLHRAPATMSTSEKIDRIVTNRWLGLPIFALVMFAVYWLAISTFGTAMTDWVNDNLFGEGWEFFGTAMPSVPAFFEGMLTSMGASDLVISLVNDGVVAGVGAVLGFIPQMAVLFILLTFLEDCGYMSRVAFVMDRVFRRFGLSGKSFIPMLVSSGCGVPGVLSTKTIENENDRRMTVITTTFIPCGAKLPIIALLMGALVGTAEGDWIAPLFYFLGVAAVIVSGIMLKKTKAFAGRPTPFVMELPAYHMPSLRSWALHVWERVSAYIKKAFTIIFASTVIVWFLSNFGTYEGSFGFLPEIAEGVEEFTDYSILAMLGSAIAWIFAPLGFDSWQATAMSFTGLVAKENVIATAASLLHLGDVGETDAELWVAFAAMFKTVGGIAAFGAFNLLCAPCFAAIGTIRTQMNSAKWTFIALAYECGFAWVIGLMINQFYLAAMGEFSVWTVVAGAFAALILFQLFRPMPKGAFGEEDEAAVKSAA from the coding sequence ATGGCAGCTTCTGAGCTCCATATCGCATTGGCGGGTAACCCCAACTGCGGTAAAACAACATTGTTTAATCTTATTACAGGTCAAAATGGCTACGTTGGTAACTGGCCAGGCGTTACGGTTGAAAAGAAAGAAGCTAAGCTTCTTAAAGATAAGACCGTAACCATTACCGACCTCCCCGGTATCTATTCACTTTCCCCCTATAGCCCCGAGGAGCAAGTCTCGCGCGATTACCTCTTGAGCGGCGAGGTAGATGTTGTTGTACAGATTGTTGACGCCACAAACCTTGAGCGTAATCTCTATCTTGCGCTGCAGGTTATTGAGACCGGCCTGCCTGTGGTTGTTGCACTTAACATGGCAGACCTTGTTGAGAAAAACGGCGACAAGATAAATACCCAAGCTCTGGCAAAAACCTTGGGTTGTCCGGTTGTGCTGATTTCTGCACTTAAAAACACGGGCATCGATGAGCTTTTTGATCAGACGCGCGCTCTTGCACAGAGCAAGTCATCTGTACCCAAGCATTTCTTTGACGCTGCCATTGAAGATGTATTAGTGTCCATAGAGCAACTGCTGCCTGAGAGCGTTGCCGCTGAGCATCGTCGCTATGTGGCTGTAAAGCTTTTCGAGCGCGATGAGTCTGCTCAGCGCCTTGCAAAGCTGAGTGCTGAGCAAAAGGCACATGTTGAGAGCATCATCGCTCAGTGCGAGGCCGACTGCGATGACGACGCGGAGTCCATCATCACGGCTGAGCGCTATGGCGCAATTGCCCATATTGTTGATGAGTGCCTGCATCGCGCTCCTGCCACAATGAGCACATCTGAAAAGATTGACCGCATTGTTACCAATCGCTGGCTTGGTTTGCCTATCTTTGCGCTCGTTATGTTTGCTGTCTATTGGCTTGCCATCTCAACCTTTGGTACTGCCATGACCGACTGGGTAAACGATAATCTCTTTGGTGAGGGCTGGGAGTTCTTTGGCACCGCTATGCCCAGCGTGCCTGCCTTCTTTGAGGGCATGTTAACCTCTATGGGTGCGAGCGACTTGGTTATCAGCCTCGTAAACGATGGCGTTGTTGCTGGTGTTGGAGCTGTTTTGGGCTTTATCCCGCAGATGGCAGTGCTCTTTATTCTTCTGACCTTCCTTGAAGACTGCGGCTATATGTCTCGTGTGGCCTTTGTTATGGACCGCGTATTTCGCCGCTTTGGTCTTTCGGGCAAGTCCTTTATTCCTATGTTGGTGTCTTCGGGCTGTGGTGTTCCAGGCGTTCTGTCTACAAAGACTATTGAGAACGAGAACGATCGCCGTATGACGGTTATTACCACAACCTTTATTCCTTGTGGTGCCAAGCTTCCTATCATTGCGCTGTTGATGGGCGCTTTGGTCGGCACTGCTGAGGGCGATTGGATTGCGCCGCTGTTCTATTTCTTGGGCGTTGCTGCAGTTATTGTTTCGGGCATCATGCTCAAAAAGACCAAAGCATTTGCGGGTCGTCCAACGCCTTTTGTTATGGAGCTTCCCGCCTATCACATGCCCTCTCTTCGTTCTTGGGCTTTGCATGTGTGGGAGCGTGTAAGCGCTTACATCAAGAAGGCCTTTACCATCATCTTTGCCTCAACGGTTATTGTGTGGTTCCTCTCTAACTTTGGAACCTATGAGGGAAGCTTTGGCTTTTTGCCAGAGATTGCCGAGGGTGTTGAGGAGTTTACCGACTATTCGATTCTGGCTATGCTCGGTAGCGCTATTGCGTGGATTTTTGCTCCTCTGGGCTTTGATTCTTGGCAGGCAACCGCAATGTCGTTTACCGGATTGGTTGCTAAAGAAAACGTCATTGCAACCGCTGCTTCCTTGCTACATCTAGGCGATGTGGGCGAGACCGACGCCGAGCTGTGGGTAGCTTTTGCTGCTATGTTTAAGACGGTTGGCGGTATTGCGGCCTTTGGTGCCTTTAACTTGCTATGCGCACCCTGCTTTGCTGCTATCGGAACCATCCGCACCCAGATGAACTCTGCAAAGTGGACCTTCATTGCGCTTGCGTATGAGTGCGGCTTTGCTTGGGTTATTGGTCTTATGATTAACCAGTTCTATCTGGCAGCTATGGGCGAGTTCAGCGTATGGACTGTTGTGGCAGGCGCCTTTGCTGCACTGATTCTCTTCCAACTCTTCCGTCCTATGCCAAAGGGCGCCTTTGGTGAGGAAGATGAGGCGGCAGTTAAAAGTGCGGCCTAG
- a CDS encoding FeoA family protein, translated as MKTLGDIAVGSSSTVVKLHGEGALRRHLMDLGLIKGTPFKVVKVAPLGDPIEITVRGYELSIRKEEAAIVEVL; from the coding sequence ATGAAAACATTGGGAGATATTGCAGTAGGATCGTCTTCTACTGTAGTAAAGCTGCACGGTGAAGGGGCTTTGCGCCGGCACCTCATGGACTTGGGTTTAATTAAAGGAACCCCGTTCAAGGTGGTTAAGGTTGCTCCGCTTGGTGATCCGATTGAAATTACCGTTCGCGGCTATGAGCTCTCTATCCGAAAGGAAGAGGCTGCAATCGTAGAGGTACTCTAG
- a CDS encoding FeoA family protein, translating into MTDHMPAMPLSLVRAGETVRVVRVRGAEAIKHHLQNLGFVEGAEVHVVTSSKSNIIVMIKGARFGLDVKVAKNVMTV; encoded by the coding sequence TTGACAGACCATATGCCAGCCATGCCACTATCGCTCGTTCGAGCGGGCGAAACGGTGCGGGTTGTTCGCGTACGTGGTGCCGAGGCAATCAAGCATCATCTCCAGAATCTTGGCTTTGTTGAGGGAGCCGAGGTACATGTGGTGACGTCAAGTAAAAGCAACATCATTGTCATGATTAAAGGTGCTCGTTTTGGCTTGGATGTCAAAGTAGCAAAAAATGTTATGACCGTATAA
- a CDS encoding iron-containing alcohol dehydrogenase — MSTCMYAQGHTFTMPSVIQYGEGALQQAKECLRAIGTTALIVTGETLVRLGSVSLVIDLLAEIGIKSHIFAEVNDEPTDELVRVGVAVYQSHACDCIVGIGGGSSLDTMKAIALMASTGLDIADPKITHSFVQPCNMVAIPTTAGTGSEATQFTIIRDTQHEVKMLIAHERLIPNIAIVDPVFSSTAPALVTAATGLDALCHAVESYTSKNAQPLSKTYSLSATRRIFTYLPQCILEPDNKKARTEMSVAALEAGIALNNAGVTLIHGMSRPLGAYFHVPHGFSNAMLMEPCLQFVQEAAKDRFAEIARYCGLTEDKHDDQGAADFQAAVHELIHALPVPSMSEYGIEHAKLEELLDIMVSDALASGSPANTIREVTAADIKALYQSAYS; from the coding sequence ATGTCTACTTGTATGTACGCTCAAGGCCACACGTTCACAATGCCGTCTGTAATACAGTATGGAGAGGGCGCTTTACAGCAAGCAAAAGAGTGTTTACGTGCGATTGGCACTACAGCGCTGATTGTTACTGGTGAAACTCTGGTACGCTTAGGGAGTGTTTCTCTGGTGATTGATTTGCTCGCTGAGATAGGCATTAAGAGTCATATTTTTGCTGAGGTAAATGACGAGCCAACTGATGAGTTGGTGCGTGTAGGAGTAGCTGTATATCAGTCTCATGCCTGCGATTGTATTGTGGGTATAGGTGGTGGAAGTTCATTAGACACCATGAAAGCCATTGCTTTGATGGCGAGCACTGGTCTTGATATTGCTGATCCAAAGATTACCCATAGTTTTGTACAGCCTTGTAACATGGTGGCAATTCCTACAACTGCTGGTACCGGTTCAGAAGCAACTCAGTTCACTATTATTCGGGATACTCAGCATGAAGTAAAAATGCTTATTGCTCACGAACGTTTGATTCCAAATATCGCCATTGTTGACCCTGTTTTTAGCAGTACAGCACCGGCATTGGTAACTGCGGCAACAGGTCTCGATGCGCTATGCCATGCGGTTGAGTCATATACATCAAAAAATGCGCAGCCACTTTCAAAAACCTATTCATTATCAGCGACTCGTCGCATTTTTACCTATCTGCCTCAATGTATTTTGGAGCCAGATAATAAGAAAGCACGTACTGAAATGTCCGTGGCAGCGCTTGAGGCAGGAATTGCCTTGAATAATGCAGGTGTTACTTTAATTCATGGTATGAGTCGGCCATTAGGAGCATATTTTCATGTGCCACATGGCTTTTCAAATGCGATGTTGATGGAACCCTGCTTGCAGTTTGTTCAAGAAGCAGCAAAGGATAGATTTGCTGAGATTGCACGGTACTGTGGCTTGACTGAAGATAAGCATGACGATCAGGGAGCAGCAGACTTTCAAGCTGCAGTACATGAACTTATTCATGCATTACCGGTTCCATCGATGTCGGAATATGGCATTGAGCACGCAAAACTTGAGGAGCTTCTTGATATTATGGTTTCAGATGCACTTGCAAGTGGTAGCCCAGCGAATACGATACGTGAAGTGACTGCGGCGGATATAAAAGCGCTTTATCAATCTGCATATTCATAA
- a CDS encoding aldo/keto reductase, with protein MNNNCPIHTIISPSTRLLPAVQLAQACDRYILANGVQIPCLGFGTYMVPPDGEGLASITSALKLGFRHIDTAAAYGNEAIVAQALEDVGLARSDVFITSKLRNPDQGYESTFAAFERSCAALKTDYLDLYLIHWPRDPDRPDAWKNRIVETWSAFEELYQAGRIRAIGVSNFLVHHMEVLKAQANILPMVNQIELNPSYQQREIVRWCEQHGVQLEAWAPLGRSRLMHNPEICALAARYGKDPGQICVRYALQKGFVTMPKSSKLERIKSNAQVFDFELSIDDLAMLDALDDPQNYTFHPDRLPEWKERVARAHADERAARNARLR; from the coding sequence ATGAACAATAATTGCCCTATTCACACTATTATTTCGCCGTCTACACGGTTGCTGCCAGCGGTACAGCTTGCTCAAGCGTGCGATCGTTATATCTTAGCCAATGGCGTTCAAATACCTTGTTTGGGGTTTGGAACCTATATGGTTCCGCCTGATGGTGAAGGTTTAGCATCAATAACGTCTGCTTTGAAACTGGGTTTTCGTCATATTGATACTGCAGCAGCGTATGGGAATGAAGCAATAGTTGCGCAAGCACTTGAAGATGTTGGTCTTGCGCGTTCGGATGTTTTTATTACGAGCAAGTTGAGAAATCCCGATCAAGGATATGAAAGCACATTCGCTGCATTTGAACGTTCTTGTGCAGCTTTAAAAACCGACTATTTGGATCTTTATCTTATTCATTGGCCCCGCGATCCAGATAGGCCTGATGCATGGAAGAACCGTATTGTAGAGACGTGGAGCGCTTTTGAGGAGCTGTATCAAGCAGGTCGTATTCGTGCTATTGGTGTATCAAATTTCCTCGTTCATCACATGGAAGTTTTGAAAGCACAGGCGAATATTCTTCCTATGGTTAATCAGATAGAGCTTAATCCGAGCTATCAACAGCGCGAGATAGTTCGATGGTGTGAGCAACATGGTGTGCAGCTTGAGGCTTGGGCTCCTTTGGGTCGAAGCCGTTTGATGCATAATCCTGAGATCTGTGCGTTGGCAGCGCGTTATGGGAAAGATCCAGGACAAATATGTGTGCGTTATGCCTTGCAAAAGGGGTTTGTCACCATGCCAAAATCAAGCAAACTTGAGCGCATAAAGAGCAACGCCCAGGTATTTGATTTTGAATTGAGCATTGATGATTTGGCGATGTTAGATGCTCTGGATGATCCTCAAAACTATACTTTCCATCCCGATCGCTTACCTGAATGGAAAGAGCGTGTGGCACGGGCTCATGCAGACGAACGTGCTGCTCGGAATGCTAGGTTGAGATGA
- the iolC gene encoding 5-dehydro-2-deoxygluconokinase: protein MGLISFDHTRPLDVVFLGRIAIDFNPAYSELVQEEFKPLKDVHYFEKFVGGSPANMAVGVTRHGLRAGFIGKVSDDQFGDFVIEYFEREGIDTSEVTRSIGGENLGLTFTEMRSSTESSLLMYRNGIADLQLSVDDVHETYIAQAKLLVISGTALAESPSREAVLKAALLARKTNTPLLFDIDYRAYTWKHTDDIAIYYAALARQADIIMGSREEFDLAEALICSGMTDEESACYWHKHHARIVLIKHGMKGSSAFLSSGDSYSIQAFPVKARKGFGGGDGYGAGFIYGLFQDWSIARCLEFGSAEASMMVRANNCSDALPNLEAVEEFITEAKVHGNRSAERVS, encoded by the coding sequence ATGGGGTTAATATCGTTTGATCATACACGTCCACTTGATGTGGTATTTCTTGGACGTATTGCAATTGATTTCAATCCGGCATACTCAGAGCTGGTACAGGAGGAGTTTAAGCCCTTAAAAGACGTACATTATTTTGAGAAATTTGTGGGCGGCTCACCAGCAAATATGGCAGTTGGTGTTACTCGTCACGGTTTGAGAGCAGGTTTTATTGGAAAGGTTTCAGATGACCAGTTTGGTGATTTTGTAATCGAGTATTTTGAGCGTGAAGGCATCGATACATCAGAAGTTACTCGCTCAATTGGTGGTGAAAACCTAGGTTTAACTTTCACTGAAATGCGTTCTTCAACTGAGAGCTCTTTGTTGATGTATAGAAACGGTATTGCCGATTTGCAATTGAGCGTGGATGACGTGCATGAGACGTATATCGCTCAGGCAAAGCTTTTGGTCATTTCGGGAACAGCACTTGCTGAAAGTCCTAGCCGGGAAGCGGTACTCAAAGCGGCACTACTAGCACGTAAAACAAATACGCCGCTGCTCTTTGATATTGACTACCGTGCTTATACTTGGAAGCATACTGATGATATTGCTATCTACTATGCAGCACTTGCCCGTCAGGCGGATATTATCATGGGTTCACGAGAAGAGTTTGACCTAGCTGAAGCGCTTATCTGTTCAGGAATGACCGATGAAGAGAGTGCATGTTATTGGCATAAGCATCACGCACGTATTGTGCTTATCAAACATGGTATGAAAGGATCGTCTGCCTTTCTTTCATCAGGAGACTCTTATTCAATACAAGCGTTTCCCGTAAAGGCGCGTAAGGGTTTTGGCGGCGGCGATGGCTACGGTGCAGGTTTTATTTATGGACTGTTTCAAGACTGGTCAATAGCTCGCTGTTTGGAATTTGGTTCTGCGGAAGCATCGATGATGGTTCGCGCAAATAATTGCTCTGATGCCCTACCCAACTTAGAAGCAGTTGAAGAATTTATTACAGAAGCAAAGGTACATGGCAACAGAAGTGCTGAGCGTGTTTCGTAA